The genome window TCTCCTCCTTGAGCAGGCCCACTCCCGTGGTGGGCTCCTCGGAGCGCAGGGAATTGGAGCAGACCAGCTCGGCCAGCCCCGGGCTGCCGTGGGCCTCGGAATAGCGCTGGGGCTTCATCTCGTAGAGCCGCACCGCCACTCCCCGCCTCGCCAGGGCCAGGGCGCATTCGCACCCGGCCAGACCTCCGCCGATCACCGCCACCAGGGACAAGGACACCTCCGGCGCGGGTTGTGGGAACCCGCTGTTTTGCGTACCATGCGCTTCTGAAAAAGCTCAACCTCAACTTGAAGGAAAGCGAAGAATCCAATGGCCGAGCCGCTCTTGAGCATCCAGGAACTCTGCACCGACTTCCTGGGCGTCCGGGGCCAAGCCCGGGCCGTGGACGGCGTGAGCCTGGACGTCCTGCCCGGGGAAACCCTGGCCCTGGTGGGCGAATCGGGCTGCGGCAAGACCGTGCTGGCGCTTTCCGTGCTCCGACTGATACCCGATCCTCCGGGCCGCGTCACCTCCGGCCGGGCGCTCTTTCGCGGCCGGGACCTCCTGGCCCTGCCCGAGGCCGAGATGCGCGGCCTGCGCGGCAGCGCCCTGTCGATGGTCTTCCAGGAGCCCATGACCTCGCTCAACCCCGTGTTCCGCGTGGGCGAGCAGATCGCCGAGTCCCTGCGCCTGCACAAGGGCCTGGACAAGAAGGCGGCCTGGAGCGCGGCCGTGGACATGCTCGACCGTGTCGGCATCCCGGCCCCGGCCGAACGCGCGACGAGCTTTCCCCACGAGATGTCCGGCGGCATGCGCCAGCGGGTCATGATCGCCATGGCCTTGGCCTGCGACCCGGACCTGCTCCTGGCCGACGAGCCCACCACGGCCCTGGACGTGACCATCCAGGCCCAGATTCTGGACCTCCTGGTCCAGGTGCGCGAGCGCCGCGCGGGCGGGGCCACCCTGCTCATCACCCACGACCTGGGCGTGGTGGCCCGGGCCGCCGACCGCGTGGCCGTGATGTACGCGGGCCAGATCATGGAGCAGGCCCCGGTGGGCCGCCTGTTCAAGAACCCGCTGCATCCCTATGCCCAGGGCCTGCTGGCCTCCCTGCCCCGGCCCGGCTCGCGCGGACGGCTCACGCCCATTCCCGGGACCGTGCCCTCGATCTTCGACCTGCCCCGGGGCTGCCGCTTCCATCCGCGCTGCCCCAAACGCTTCCAA of Desulfovibrio aminophilus contains these proteins:
- a CDS encoding ABC transporter ATP-binding protein; translated protein: MAEPLLSIQELCTDFLGVRGQARAVDGVSLDVLPGETLALVGESGCGKTVLALSVLRLIPDPPGRVTSGRALFRGRDLLALPEAEMRGLRGSALSMVFQEPMTSLNPVFRVGEQIAESLRLHKGLDKKAAWSAAVDMLDRVGIPAPAERATSFPHEMSGGMRQRVMIAMALACDPDLLLADEPTTALDVTIQAQILDLLVQVRERRAGGATLLITHDLGVVARAADRVAVMYAGQIMEQAPVGRLFKNPLHPYAQGLLASLPRPGSRGRLTPIPGTVPSIFDLPRGCRFHPRCPKRFQPCDSEAPPLFTPEAGHDVRCWLYR